DNA from Leishmania donovani BPK282A1 complete genome, chromosome 34:
AAGCGAAGCATGCGCTGCGTTGGCGTGCCTACgcactgctgatgctgcggatgcgcagcgccCTCGGTACGAGACGAAATAGGCTGTTTGACGGAAgttgtcttctttttttttgaggcTTTGCACCCGCGGCTGTTCTCTTTATCGTTTTCCCCATTGATCTGCCCCACCTAGGAGCGGCCCCTCGAACCGTTGTCTCGcccactccctcccctttctctctcactcACTCTCTCTGCGTTCCCCTGCTGTACCTTCGGCCTTCACGTCGGTGCGGTTCGCCGCCACACATCCCCCTTTTTTATTCCCTCTCCGTACCTGTCATGTTGTCAGAGGCTGCTCCTGCGTTGTCGCGCCCCCATGGCCGGGTGGTGGGTGAAGTGTGCACGTGTGAGAGTGAAGGTCAGGAACAAGGAAAGCGCAACAACACCATACAGAATTGGACGCATCGTCGCTCGGGCGCATGTCtggcgcacaggcacacgcactcgtCTCGCAGCTCCGATTGGTGCCAGAATAACGTATGCGAACTTCTGCCGACTTTCCATCGGATGGCGAAGTGCTTATGCGCTTCTCTCGTCATGTGCCACCGAGCTGTCTGTTGCGCAGCAAGCCGCAGCGCTCATCTTTTTTCATGGTGGACAAGTAGGGCATCCGCGGGATGAATCACCGGCGGATGCTTGCTCGACGCGGCGTGTTCTCGGTGTCGCGCACATGCCTTTGCGaatcttctctcttctcgctgCTGACCTCCCTATCTTCCTGGTTCAGCCTTTGTTGGCATCAGTgcttcttcgttttcttATAGTGGAACAACCTCTTCCGAAGCTTTTTGCGAGTTAGGCCCCGATTCATTCTGGTGACTCTGCGCAAACGGCCACCTATTTCCCCGCCCAGCTTGAGAGTAATAGAGTGAGGTGCGAGTGTGCGCCGCTACACCTTACTCTGCTCTCGCCGCACGCGGgctctttttttcgcctGGCTCCTTAAAGTGGACTCCCGCTCATACGGTCCTGCAGTGCTCCCAGCCGTAACGAACGCCTATCTTATTTGGGCATTTCTTCGCTCCCCCCTCGCGACGCTGCTCCAGAATTGTGCACAtctttcgttttcgtttctttgGTGTTGATATTCGTTTTCTCCCACTACACACACCCCGTCCAccatcttttttttgttattCTCTTCACTTGCTCCACCGAGTCATCACCGGTGGCACTCTGCAGGCGCATCCACAGCCGCACGCTCGCCCGaaggtgggggtggggtggggaagggagcACTTGCGCCCTGAAcgtcttttctgttttcgcCTCTCTTTTGCCTTTCCTGTTCCTTTTCCGAGCACATCTACATTCCATACGCGCTTCTCATCGCCACGCTCTACCGTAGCCGGAGCGATATTCACCCAcagctccctccctcactccTCCATCATCAGAGAACAGGACctctttttctgtttgtgcgtgcgcgctctgTATCTGCTTTCCCTTTTTCAATTGTCGAGTGCTCACCTCTTCCATGTtcgtttctcttttcgttcATCTCGTGCGTGGTTCTTGAACCTTGGAGATACGCCGCCGCAGAACGCATCTCCACCAGCCCAGATCTTGTCTTTGCTCCCATCCTAACAGACACGGAATTCCCCTGCGTCATCATTTTTTGTTGCTGACGTGCTCGCCTGTATGGATGTTTTCTTGCTGGTAATATTATGTGATGGTTGCACGTATTTCTTGTGCTTGTCTCCGCTCTTTTCCGATTTCTACTAGagccttttttctttttgcttccTCGCcctgcgctgctccgccctGCTCCTCCACACCGTCTCTACTTGTCTCCTTTCAGGGAAACTGCATGCCGATAGGCgtccacccccaccccctcttcctctacCCCTCTACCCTAtcctcgcgtgtgtgtaaaGGCCGCTTCGTGCTTGCTTCGGAGATTTCACTGTTCTCccgtcttcctccctccttgaACCTTCCCCTGTAatgtgcccccccccttcccctccccagacctctctctttctcttcctctccatcGAGTTCGTTGTTTCCTCTGTCACTCGCGTCTTCGACGGCCGAGCCTGTTCAcacaccctcccctcttctttgTCGACTTCTCATCGCGTTCGTCCCCCTCCAttcgccgcgcgccgcaTTTCTCTGTCTTTGCGTGTGCACCAGcgtcactgctgccgcctcgcttGCCTGCTTCCTCTGTCCGCCCGCCTCTCTGGTTCCCGTGGTGTTCCCACTGCTCTGGCACAGGGTAGCCGGTCCACCGTGTCGGGCGCAGCAACAAAAGCCATGGACAaaccggcgccaccgccgcctccgtgtTCAACTCAGGCGCGACAGCACAcgaaaggggggagagagtcGTGGACAACAATGGCCTTGCCCCCTGTCTTGCACCTAGGCCCGCACAAGCTGAAGCTCTTCCCTATTTGCCGCAGTGCCGAGGCCGCGCCTGgcaggcaccgctgcaacGACAGTCTCCTGACGGGGTTCTGCTTTGTGGGTGAGCTTCAGACGGACGCCGTCGGCCTCAGCGTCGCCAACGTCGCCGCTGACCGTGACTCCAATCGTAGAAAAGTGACCATTCTGTGGTACTACTCGCCGCTGTTCCATTTCGAACATAAGAGAATCCGGGTCGAAGAGGGCGTGATCGAGGCTGCGCTGACAAAGGAAGTAACAGCGCGCCAGCACGCCGATGCGAACTCTCCGTCACTCAAGTTTGGCGGCGCGGAGGCGGTAAAGCACGAGGATTCTTGCTCGACGCGTTCGAGTGTGGCGTCAAGCGCGGCACTCTCCGTGACCCATGCCACTGGTCTTCCAGCGCTATATCTTCGTGTCGGCAACTCCACGACATTCCGCGAGTACAGATTGGTAATAGAAgggcagcacagcacagccCTTGGTGATTCTACAGAGCTGCGCACGCCGAGCGGTGCGGGTGTTGCTGGCGACGGCCACAATGACGTATCCGTGCATGCAGCGCACAAGCCACCAACTCTGCGACCCTTGGCCCCGAGGCGACCTACGCTGAGGCCGATCGACACGCGACCGGACGGCAACGGCTTACGAAGCACGGCGAGGCTAGCTCACAAGCGAAATGCTGCACTGAGCGGATGGCGTgcctccgccagcgcaccGACACAGTGTCACGCTGCGCCGGTGGAGGAAGAGttgaaggcgctgcagcagccgagtCCTTTCAGCACAGCCGCCAGGACTGCTATCACTACTGCACCGGCGCCTCATCCACATAATGAAGGGGCCAATGTAGCGTGCGAGGCGGTGCTTCCTATGCGAATGCCCCTCTCATGCGGAGATTACTCACAGGCCTCCCCGCGCGTCCCGAACGAAGGAAATTTACCGCAGTGGGCGTCGCCTGTGGACCACTGCGAAACCCGAGAGGTGTGCGCACACAAGGACTTCCCGCACGGCAGCTTCCCTTTGAGCGCAGCCGGCGGCTCGAGTGTGTCCTCGGCGTTCCTCTCCAGCTCCCTTTGCTTATGTATGCCATCCCAGTCCCCGACCGGTGCCCTTAGCACCGCGCGCTCCGCGGAAACGGACACGAATGACCTCCACTCCTCAGCTAGGGTCAGCGGCTCCTCTGGCCGCTTCCTCTACGACGTCCACCGGCATTCGCGGGAGATCACGTGCCTCGTGTCTGCCGTCTGCACCCCACTGCCGCAGAGCACGTCTTGATTGACGCCTACGCCGGCGTCGAATTCCCGTTTGACAAGAAGCCTTGCGTTTCGCACGctcggcaacagcagcgacggcatGTCGTGCTCTATCCACGCGCCGCACGGCTCCGCAGTCCAAGGAACGCAGTTGGAGGTAGAGCGAGTGATCGCAGCCACACCACCGTCAGCGCGGTAGAAGCCGCGCCGAGCTCCAACCAGCGGCAAAAACCCCCATCGCTGTATgcttatgtgtgtgtgtgtgtgatgcgTTGGGTAGCCGGCTGCAGTCCTCGCTTCATTGCTCCTGCTGCTTACACCTTTCATCGgcattctttttttttccagtTCCGCGCTGTTGCGTCTTCCTATGTTCTCTACCCTTATCCCTTTCTCCCGGTTTTCTCGCTCACAGGCACCGACTGTCGTTGGGGGCTCTTGCACGACTGGCATGGGCCGGCCTCCTGTAATATCATATGTgcatacgtgtgtgtgtgtgtcgtcaTGTTTATGTGGCGCCGTGCGTCGACCGGAGGGAGGTATCAGTGAGGCGGCAGAGACCAATGTCAACGGTCGCGCTAGCCACTGACACATTGGCGCGAGGGTTTTCGCGTGTGGGGGGCGGGCCGGCGAGCAGTCGGGCAGGCGGTGGAGAGAaataggggaggggggatggcCCGAATAACGAGAGAGGAGTGAGTCAGTTTAAACGCCTGGCCTGCCACATATTTtttctcttcgctctcgcttACGAGAGGGttcttattttttttttcttttcggaGGTGATGGTCGGTGCGGCTGTTCAGCGTAtcacttctttttttgtgtgtgtgttcccATTTCGTGGATATCGTCATGTGCTACACTGAAGCCGacgtgcatctctctctctctgcaggtgtgtgtgggtgcttGCATGTGCGGCTTGTGTAAAAGGGCGCTTAAGAACTCTGGTTGGTTTTCTTAtccaccacccaccccctttgACATGACTGCTCCCCTTTTATCGGTTGTTGTTGTGGCTGtctttgccccccccccctcttccctctttttttttttgtttgtgaAGTCTCCATGTGCGCTCACATTCTCCTCCTTGCGTGTCTGCGCTAATGTACTGCGCACACCTTCACCATGTGCTCTGTCCTtccactctctccctctcactgCGAATCTGGCACGAGGgtcgtgtctgtgtgtatgcgtgcgcgttctGAGTTCGCCGCGTGCTTTGTTTTACATCTCTTCACCACTTGCAAGGATGATGTAGTTTTCCTTTCatctctctccgccttccACCTCTTACTCATCCCGTCTCCCTGTTGACTCTTGTTTTTCTCTGAATGAGTTTCGCTTGTCTTCACGCGGGATCAGCGTGACTGCCGTTGCGCGAGGTCGAGGACGGCACTACCGAGTACCTCATCACCCCTCTAGCTCGAGGTCGCTCTCTCCATATCGAACTGTTTTTACGCAGTCGTCTCTGGGACCTGTGCGACACGCTCCCTCACGTTACTTCATCGTTTGTCCCTCACGCATTCGGTGCATTTTCTTTGTATGTCGGCTCGTTACTTCGAAcctgttgtgtgtgtgtgtcggcgtggctgcgtgtgtctgcttcTCTTTTATGCTCAAAGAAGAGATGTGTGCCACCACATAGCGGCCCTATGCTCGGTGATGGCGTGCAAACCTGGTTGAACCCATGccacatgtgtgtgtgtgtgtgtctgtgcatgGGCGTGTCGGCTGTGCTCGTGGCCGCTTTTTTTATTCTGCGCCGATGGAGGAgtgcttctctccctctcctttcctttttgaCTTTGCTGCGTAGTGTGGCTCTCGCTACTGTCTTCTCAACAattgcagcagcggagaaCTGCATCAGGCGAACGGACCACAGCTGCAGGTGGCGACGAGTGAAAACTCGCCGTTGCTACTCGGGTAGCTGTCGCAGTGCAGGTGCACTCTTTCTGAGAGTCACCGCCGATTTGCGAGTTTGGGTGCGTGTATTGCCATTGACACCTATCCCCTTCTCTGCGCATCAGCCGTGCACACCGTCTTTTTCATGGTGCCGTGCGCCGTGGTTCGCGCACTGACTCGGTGTCGGTTCGCACCCAACATGACGCGTGCACGAGACATGAGGCGGTTCAGCCGCCAGGGTGTTTCTCTTAcgctcttcctcttgctTGTCGCCTCCGACGTCTTCGCCTTTGCTCGATTTCCCGACTTACTGCCAACAGAAGCTCAGGTGCGTGTCACTGGTGAAGCGTGAGCTGGAAGGAGATTGCACATCGCCGGCAGTCTTCCATCGATgcacacgccagcgcacCCGACTTCATGCATGCAGACCAGAAAGGAAGTAAACCAACGCATACACGAGCACATCACTACACACAACGCACATACGcctcgccttcctctcccctaCTCTAGGATCGGCACTGGAAAGAAACAAAGAGCGGCGGTACCGGTCCGCCGTTCTGCTCTCCCATCCACTGCGTGTCTCTTGTCCACAAAGGAGAAGACGCGGAAAGAATCCCACTTCATGCTTGACCGCCTTGCCCGGATACACAGAGAAGAAGTGAAGCATCAAgcacactcacgcacccGCCCTGCCATAGAAGGCTCCTGCGAACGGTATCGGCGGCACATCATAGAGTAACTCTGACTTACGCGTGCCCCTCACTCCTTGTCCGCCATCCACCCCATTCCGCCCCCCTTTCCCACACTTCTGCTTTCCAACCTTATTGGTTTCTTCTGTTCTTGGGGTGACACCCCGTCTTTGCATCTCTCTCGTGTTGCGAAGGCAGCGCCTGTGGGGCTGCGCGGAAGTCCGTTTTCCTCACTTGCCTCGGACCTCCGCTTTCTCGTTCTGcctcacctccccctctcttcgccgccgtttcggctgccgccacgATGAATGGCACTCGGCGGTTCTCGGCGGCACCGGTGAACTTCGACCGCTTCATCGCGCTCACCCGCTCGTACTCTCGCAGTTTGTCTCCTGACAGAGAGCTTGATCAAATGCTGCGGCCGTTCCAGGGCCGGGCAACGGCATCGACGAGCGCTGCCACTCGCGAGTCTACAGCCAGTAGAGTGGCGACTCCGCAAGCGCGCCATCAGCAGATGCGCAAGGGTGAGCTCATCTACAAGGAGTTTGTTTCGACGGAGGCGCGAGACGGGAAGCCGTACTGCGGGACCGCCCAATCCGTTTCCATGACGCAGAGCATGACGGCGGCCAATACAGTTTCCTCCGCTCGTGCCGCCACATCAACGCCGCGCAGTGtctccggcggcgccgccgcgtcgaccTCTGCTGTTTCGACAGGCTTCTCTTACCTCGTCCTCGACGGCTGCTCGTTTGGGGAGGAGACACAGGAGCTGAGGCCGGGCTCGTACTCTGCAGACGAAGTGGACCCCCTCCTTCAAGCGGCCATGCAGCTGGGCAGCCCCCTCTACGACCCTGTCAAGCGGCAGTTTGTGTGCTGGCAGCTACACGTTCTCGAGAAGCGTCCACGCGCTGCCTACGGCGATGTGGAAGGCGTCAGTTGCGACTTCTGCGGCCACACCGATTGGCTCGATGGATTGGCCGAGCGAGCGACGACCTCTCCTTCAGCGAGCGGAACGGTGGTGAATGATGAAGGGAAAAAGGATGCCACGGCgccctcagcagcagcatctttcactgcgcacgcgcgctttTTCTACAACTGCTCCGCCTGCCAGGTGGACATATGTCAGGCGTGcttggaggaggtgcggtCTGATGAGCGTCTTCACGTGCCATGCTTTCAGTGTCAGCGCTGCGGAGGCTACGAAACGCGCCAGAATGCGCCGTTGCATCGGTGTGCGGAGTTGACCCTGATCTCAGACGACGACGAAAGGCGCACAGGGGTGCAGGCGTTGCTGACATCGCCGAGCAGAAACGCGGATGCTTCACAGGCACTGCCGGCGGCACCCGCGACGACGTCTCCAAAGTGCAGGGGCGTGCCGGCCGGAAGGCCCGTACGTCTCGGCCTCTGCCGACGATACCAGCAAGCGGCGAaaggggtggcggcgcgagACACAGAGATCGCTGCCCATGCCGGGAAGATCGCCAACTCGGCTCCTCACCGAAAACGCAAGCGATCTTCTCCGGAAAGAGTCCCCGTGGCAAAGCAGCGACCCGAGAAGACGACCAACGACACCGCAGAGGTGTTTCTTGTCGGTGACGTCACCGACAAGTCATGCCGGAAAGTGAAGCCAGCGTCTGCGAGCGCTCTGCCGAAACCTGCGCCAGCAAAGCAGGAAGGGGACgacggagacggcgacgcgtCACGAGCCCTTATGGAGGCTGCAATTCTCCCCTTCGCGGGATACGAAGTGCACCTCACCCCTCGcaccgcggaggaggtgggcgaAGTGGACCGTATCGCCAGGGAACAGCACCTCGTATGCTCACCGCTACCGTCGCTGGCGAAGACATGTGTGTTCAACTTCGCCacgcgcctcgctgccgagACTTGCGTCGATCGCGCCACTGCGGCATCGCTGGACGCCATCCTGAAGCGGAGGGTGAAACCTGTGTGCCGCACGTGACCTACTTTTTCAGCTCCCTGTTCGACCCTTGTCTAGGTGCCGTGCCGGGCGCACGTGGCGGTGTACTCGGGTGTCGGCGAAAGGTGTGCACCGGTACGTAAGCGTGAGcttccatttttttttcgctcgcTGTtgtgtgccgccgtcgcggctcATTTGATCTGGTGAACGGACGCGGTCTCGCGCATGGTGCAGTGGCGTCGTTTGGCTGTGCTAGTGGGTATACGCGCCGTCTACGCGCAGGCGATcgagaggagaaagggaaCGTGCATATCAAGGAATGATGTCGCCGCGCTGTGGTTGGCTGTTCGCAAGCCTAGGCCATCGCTGATAGCGGCTATGGAGGGGTCAGATGGTCACTACGTGGAGCTTAAGTGTGTTTCTGGGAGTGGAGATGGAGGCGCCACTTCTGATAATGCTCGCCTTGGAAACAGAGAGGTGCATCGGTGATCCTGCGCAATTCGCTCTAGAGCGGATGCCCACTGCCGTTTGTACCCGAatgccctccctctctttgccCCCTTCAGCTGCTCTCATCTCTCCTCATTTTTCTGCCTGTGCCTCTCGCGGTAtccctctctcactgccTCTATCTGGAACTGAGGGTGTGCTGACGCCGCAACGCTTGTCtcatgtctgtgtgtgcgtgtgtgcccgcaTTTGACGTTTTCTCTTTTCATTTTCTCAAGTCTGAACGACTCAAGCGAGTTTGGTGCGTTGCCCTTGCCTTTAGGCCGCGCTTCATCCCcacttctccccctccccgctccgccgtcgtcgcttcCATTGCTTGCGGTGTCGTTCTTGTGGCGGTATTTCGATTGGGTCCGTGTGCACCCCTCAAAGGGCCACGAAGAGCAAGCGCGTGTACATGCTCGAGATTGGATGAACAGAAAATGTCTGTGGTGGAAGTTGGTACGTTTAACGTCCGTGCGGGCTACATCGGCGACGCGACGTGCACCCGGTGTGTGCCGGCActgcgcgccgcggccgccccAGAGGAGGTGGATCTCATCTCGCTTCTGTACGCCGCCGGCAAGAGCCTCgatgcggtgccgctgccgtcgtcttcCGACTTTGCGAACGAGGAAGCAGGAGGGCCTGCCGACCCCTTGCTGAGTCAAGGCAGTGGCGCACACTCAAACGCGCTTCTACCGCTGTGGAGTCTACGCCAAGTGGAGAGCTATCCGAAGGCGCACATAGACTCACTGCGTCGACTAAAGCGGGACGTGTTGGAGAACGCTGAGCAGGACCCGCTCTGCCTCGTCTTGCCCGAGGTCTGGCACGAGCGGATAGACGTGTTGGAGGCGCTGTTTCAGCTCATCCTCGAGGCCCCAGGCCTCACGACGGCTCTCTACTGCATGCGCCCTAGTGTGGGATGGACTTTTGCGTCTGGCGCCGCCTCGAGCATCGTGCTGGATGTGGGGCACAGCCGCACAACTGTTACTGCTGTCTTGGATGGCTATGCACTGCGCCACTCCGTTGACACGATCCCCGTCGGCGGTGACGCCGTCACGGCCCAGTACAGCGAGCTGCTCAGCAAGCACCGACCCGTcgtcgaggcggccgcgccagCGTTGTCACATAGCACGGTGCGAGAGATTTACTGGCGTGATTGGGTGGCCGATGTAAAGCACTGCTTGGCACGCGTGCTGCCGTATCAGGGCGACACCGGCGGTGTCGCGTCTGCTGCAGGGAAGGGGTCTGCGTCAACAGCAGTCAAGGAGGCCACCGTGCGCGCTGTAACAGACTTGCAGGCGCCGGATGGCACACGAGTGCATCTTGACGAGCGCACAGCTGCTCTCCCGTTCGAGGTGTTCTTCAGCGCAACCGGCGACGAGAAACGGAACGTGGCGACTCTGATGGCCATGTGCAAGCGACGGATGGACCCGGagtggcagctgcacacaGTGCCGCACTTGCTtgctggtgccggcagcCTTGTGCCGGGCTTCCGCGACCGCGTGGTTGGGGAGCTGAAGGCACAGGATTCCTCCTACTTCCGCTATGAACGGGATGGGGTGCTGAACGTGGCGCAGACCGCCGATggtgcgtgggtgggggcGTCCAtggccgcctccagctcgtcCTTTGAACCACTCTGGGTGACACGGGGGGAATGGGCTGAGGAGGGCGCCTCGGTGCTGTACCGCAAGCTCTTCTAGAGCGCGGTTTTCCATGGAGGCGCAtagcaaagagagagaataAACGAAAGAGCTGCGTGAACTCCTCACGGCGGACTCGTCCCCTCATCCCCAcctccttctttccctctccgcATCTTTCCGGCTGCTTCCCTGCGAATGTGTCAGACGGGGTACGAGGCCAAAACGAATGGCCCCTGTCGCTGTGCTTTCTAGAAGTGCGTGCTTGCCCTGTCGTCAGCATCTTCTGCCTTTTTGATTGTGCCGTGAAGAGGACGAAGATGCCATGAATGTGTTCCTTGTTGTTAGGTTGAACAACACAGAGTTCACCTTTGCCTGCTCATGTggagtgtgtgcgcacgcctGTGTCGGCGTATGCGGCACCtctacctttttttttcgtatcTTATTCTTCTTAATCTGTCGTGCTCGGCCGCATGCCAGTTCTTGACATCTCGCGGAAGAACGACACTCTGACAAACGCTCGATATATATATCTATGAGTgctccgccgcgctgcccatCCTTCGTTGACGGTGTCTGCTCGTTTACCTGccgctgtttctctctcgatCGGAGAGTGTGTGCGTAATGCCGAATGAGCGGCCAACCGAAACCGGCGCAGTATGGGCGTCTGAAGCACAGTGCGAGCCCGGCGAGGTCGCAATGCGCCAAGCGGGCAGAGCGAAGCGGGGTGgtctcttttccttctccctcccttccttcccaCTAGGACTGAGACGTGCATGCTAGCcgcatcagctgctgctctccttccGTCCCCGGCTGCGTGCGACTTACAGCGTGATGTGACACCCTATTCTCCTTCTTATCGCGGCCTTTCGTGTTTCTCCTTCGATTCTGCTTTCCGCTGctcgcccctctcctcccccttcccacAACCAAAAACAAAAATGTTGGGTCTGCCCCGTGCGGTGCGCGGAGGGACACGCGCGCTCCTCCGACAACCTTTGTGCGCAGCGGTGAACCGTACTTCCGTCTTTGGAAGCCCTTCCTATCTTTCGTTcaagtcgccgccgccgccgtcttcccccctcccctcacgcACAACAACCGCGTTGGCCCACAAGCGGCCGACTCCAGCCCCTTTTTGTGGCGTGACGAAGCCTTTTCTGCATCACCGAAGAGACGTAATTTCAGCGGCTCCCGCGATGTCGCCGAGACGCACCGGGGCAGTCGCGGTGATGGAGCGCCGCAGTGAATGGCTGGCTTCGTTGCGCTCCACGTTGCCTCAGTTTAGCAAGCGTTCCGCCGCGCCACTGGAGCGTGGGCAAGCCGCTGCCATTCTCGGCTCTGCACCCCGACGCACTCTGGAAGAAGCCGTTAGCTCTCACAACACCACGTCCTCTTTGCTGTTGCCATCCCAGTGGCGTGAGCAGGCCACGCAGCGGCTCATCACCACCCTGCATGGCatcgtgccgccgctgcaggtgcagcagACAGATTATTTTCTCTGCTCCCTCATCCACCCCTCCTATGTGCAGGTGAGCACAATGCGCTGTGAGAGTGACGCGTTGCGCAGAAGGGTGCAGCAAGAGCTTCGTCGGACTGTCTGCATGCCGCTGGAGTTGACGATGACTGGATCCAAGAGTCTGCGCCTTCTGCGGGAGTTGACCCACTACGTCGAGCaaggtgcggcagctgcagccgcatccGCACGGGCGAGAGCAACTCTACCGGCTGCGCCAGTAGCTGAAAAAAGCGAGGAGCGATATCCGTCGTGTGGGCCGGCGTCGTGGTCGTCTTACCCTCTCGATGCCTCGTGGCCAGAGCTGAACGGCGCAGACAGTACCGCATTTGTGCAGGCGTTCCGGCGGGCTGGGCTCGAGTCCCTTGTGCTCTACGACAAGAGCTTCTTCGCTCCCTCTCCGACCTCTACGGATATCAATGGCACCGGATCTGCCGAGGTCTCCTtggccgccttcaccgcccTGTGCGGCAGCATTGAACTCGTCTCTGGGTGGTCCAGCTTGTTGCAGTTTGTGGACCGCGTGGCCGGCGAGCAGCGTGGCCTCGAACGCACTACTGACGACCACGAGTAGGAGGGTGgctgtgctggtgcgcgtgcggtggTACCGTCGCTTCGGCGTCCGCTTTTGTCCCTCTCTCATGCCGTTTGTTGTATGCCAGGCTGGTTTCATGCGCACCTTTCGCCGGCGGGGGTAGGAGAACGGACAGCATGGCACAGAGGAGTCATATCGCTTCCACGGCCAACGGCAATAATGGTCGCAGGAATGCGGCGGTGGGTGGACGCGCGCatgcgacgcggcggcaggacgCGGATCAAGGAATGAAAAGCATTACGTGCG
Protein-coding regions in this window:
- a CDS encoding actin-like protein, putative produces the protein MRPSVGWTFASGAASSIVLDVGHSRTTVTAVLDGYALRHSVDTIPVGGDAVTAQYSELLSKHRPVVEAAAPALSHSTVREIYWRDWVADVKHCLARVLPYQGDTGGVASAAGKGSASTAVKEATVRAVTDLQAPDGTRVHLDERTAALPFEVFFSATGDEKRNVATLMAMCKRRMDPEWQLHTVPHLLAGAGSLVPGFRDRVVGELKAQDSSYFRYERDGVLNVAQTADGAWVGASMAASSSSFEPLWVTRGEWAEEGASVLYRKLF